ttcatatattattattttttttaaataaactgaaaCAAATAGTTATTTTTTGCAAATATGTCTTGAGCAACAGCTCGGTTATTTTAATATTCTTAGATGTGACTTGGTTTTCTGAGCTCAAACACATTTTAGTCCAAGGGTCAATCTCTTCTGAGATGGACAGTAGCTCTACAGACAGCACCTCCTGCTGGAGACACCGGGGAAatgcaccaccaccacaaacAGCTGACGATGAGTCCTGTGAGAGCAGAGAGAACATGCTGCACATGATCAATCCCATTCTACTCATAACAAAGTAGGTCCAGCTTTATTCATCACAAAAATAAAGGCATCAATGATACATTCACATGCAGtatgaatgtatttttgttgtCCAATAGTTCAAGTGATTTgattaaacatttcattttaaaccaaAAGTAAATATATAGACTTATGTCTTTGTTAATTTAGAATTTTCCATTATGGATAATACAATTAATCAGGTATTCAGTTTATTCTCTAATGGGATATTTTAGATAGAGTTtgcatatataaaaaaaactattattattttaaaaaatctaTGAGGATAATTCCATCCAACATCAGTGAAGTatgttgtgtgtgaaatgttgtgtttaatttgGCAAAAACACAAGCGAAATCCTGCAAGTGAGAAGAAGAGACAGAGTTATGACACGTTTAAAGCAGCAGTTTTTAAAGAGTCAACAATCAGAGAAACAGTGTCAGTGTCCAGTTGTAGATACAGTGGATATAAAAAGGCTACATAAACCATAACAACATTCTCCACCTTTTATGTGACCTATGACCTTTACATCTCAattgcaaaacaaactgaaatcttttagggggtgaataaaaaaaaataactaatacAAACTAATACGTTGAAGCACCTTTTGATTTTATTACAACGCTCATCGTAAATGCGGTGCAATTAACTGCCTTTATCTACAGATGCTTTAGTGACAGTTTTCGTGAACTTACAGCAAATAGAACACAGTAAGTCTTACCCCTGCGTCTTAGTCTGTACAGTGTAGGTGGTTTTAGAGCTTGAATGAGGACAGGTCCGTCACAGGTGACGGCCTAAGCGGATTCCACTGCAGTGGAACAGACTACACTGGTGACGCTCATGGACTTGCTCACTGATGGATGTTGACGCCTTCGAAGAGAAGAGGACAACTTAGGAAGAACATTCCtgggaaaaggaaaatgttaCACTTCAACCGTTTGATCTTTAACACTCACCTTTAATGAGCAGGACCACCAGGGCACCTGATGTCTCCACGGCAACTTAGGTGACCTCAGGTCAAAGAGGGCAGGGATGTGACGGTCTTAAGTGAAGCACCTGGGGTGACGACTTATTTCAAAGACACACTATGCAACTTTTATGTTGATGGATCCCTGAGTGAGTGGAGCCTCTTTCATTCCCACTCTGCATCTGAATCACTAACCTGTACTAGGTTTATTTGGCAGGTGagtacacacaaaaagaaagaaatcaactTGCATTTGCGGttataataaaatgtacaccCACATGAGTAGAATttgtgttgctctctctctcagtatcaaactccataaagaaaatcagcagtttttgtgtttcacagcacacaggagttgttgatccactgctgcctccatcagtatgttcaaatgtgtcattttgtgactttagtaaatccaaacaaatcattttcaacACCAAAACGATACAAACtcaccaaacaaggcagcagtggaccagagGCTCCTGTATCCCAGTGACCTAAAAACACAGGAGAGATAGAACGCAGAGATATTCATAAGATATCAGACAAGTTATCGCTTTTCTAAGGTTAGccttgtaaaatgtgttttcccccggtgtgaatgtgagttcAAAGCTGTTCAACGGGTCGAAAAAAGTTAGAGCCACCAACACTGTTTATGTTCAATCAATCAGGAGAAAATAACATTCAATCTTTTTATTCAATGCCATCTTTAAATAAGAACCTGTACATCTTAGACTCGTCTTTGACCATTCATCCAAAAGTAATAGACATCAATATAACAGTAATACAGATGAAGTGCTTAACCAGGCAACCAGGAGGGCTGACTGGTCacactgcaacaaaaacaatgacacacacacacacacacacacacacacactcactctcacaccagCAGTGCATACACCTCTTGATAATTAGTCACTAACGCAAAACTGCCTGTTCATTCAAGAAACAGCaccaaacatgaaaaaaatataattgcAACAATAAGAATACAAAGCTTAACATTCCTCATTTCTTTATCAACATCTTCAGTTTTATCAGTCATAAGAATCTGTACATCTGCAAATATACAGGATATACAGGATCGAACCCACTGAACCCTGAACCGGACTGTTTACATGCTGATCAGTTCTGGACGCAGCCAATCATCAGACGCATATGCAGGCACAGCTGACGCCCTCAGCCCAGCAGAGGgcgacagaaaacaacaaaaagaaagaaaagagtcaccAGCAAAGACAGCATCTCTTTGTCCCACAGCACTCACAGCCAGTCAAGCAAATATCCATCAGGAGTGTTTAAGGAAACCGACGTGGaccctctccatctctctgcaCCAGAGAAGTGTGTCTGGAAAAGAAGCGGGGTATtgctgtgataaaaaaaaaaaagaaaaaagaaaatctgtgcaAACTTAAAGATCCACTTCACTTCCGAGGGAAGAGCTTCTGGTGCAGAGTCCCCACACGTgtctttactgtgtgtttttggtgctAAAGAGGCAGGGGGGGCTTATGTCTGCACCCCCGGCAAAGCCAGTCCTGGCTGCAGGCTGGAGGTCGAAGGAGCAGAGGAGGGCAGCAGAGCCTTCGGCCCCGGACTGAGAAGCCCGTGAGTCGCTGCGTGGTCCCCGTTCAGGTTCTTGTAAGGGTTCCTGCGCGGTGGAGCTCGGAGACAGATGGAGGGGAAGCGGAGGCCGGCGAGGCAGCAGCCGGGACAGGAGATGACCTCCTCCTGGTCCAGAGAGTGGCCGCTGCTGGAGCCGAAGGGGGAGGAGCCTGCGGGGTCGCCGGCAGGGGAGTGGGGGCCGTTGTTGTTGGTCGTCGTGGTAGTGTTTGTGGAGGGGGTGCTCCACCCCAGAGGGCGACCGACAACCACGTTGTTGTTGTCCAAGTGAGAGAGCGGAGGCAGACACGGAGGCCCGTTAGAGACCGCAGAGCCCCAGCCGTTGGACAAGGCAGTGGGGGAAGGTTGGAGGGGAGTGGAGGAgtgtgagggaggaggagaagacttGGAGTAAGGAGAGGAGGTgctgtcctgtgtgtctggAGAACTGGTGCAGTCCATGggctcctcctcacctcctttctcctcctcttggtCCAGCAGGTCCAGTGACAGGGGAAGACCTGAATCACCAGCCTGGAAAGTCCCGCTCTTTGCTTCAAACTCCTTCTCTCCCAACAGTCGGTCTTCCTCGCGCTCTGAATCCACCACGCCATTCCTCTCAAACGAGGACTCCTCCTCGGTGAGAACCGTTTTGGGCGCCGAGGTGAGGTGAGGGGGTGGAGTACAAGGCAGCGAGTGGCAGCGCCGGTGCCTCCGGGGCAGGACGACGCCATCTGTCTCGGACGAGGAGGCGTCGTCGCAGTCCGGAAGAGGCGGCAGGGTGAAGGTCAGAGAGATGACAGACTTGCTGGGAGTGTCAAACAGCTTGATCTTGCCACCTTTCAGGTCCTCCCTTTGAGAGAAGGGGTTGACGCGAGTGGGAGGGGCCAGGTTAACGTAGGGGGGCGTGTCCGAGGGGTGAAGCATGTCAGATTTACTGCGGGAGAGGCGAGGATCTGACGGGAGGAAGAGCGATCGACGCCGCAGAGGGCCAATCACTGGAGAGACGGCTGTTaagaaaaaaggtaaaaaaggtgagatttcagaaacaaatgagTTGATGTTTACACAACGACAGAAAACTCACGTTTAACAGTTTGCTCATCTTTCTGCTTCCTCTCTGCTTGTCTCCTCTCAAGCTCTGCGGCGATGTGCGAAAAAGACGGACGAAGCTTTGAATCCATCTGTCATGAATGAGCAAGGATCGCATGAACATCAGCCTTAAAATTTACAAGCTTGTGCATTTACAGCAATATCGGAAAGCCCTGATCATCTAATCATTTTGACTtggtaaatgaatcatttgtCTATTTGATGTTTggtcaattaaaacaaaaatctccCACAACCCAGCATTTGAGTGGTTTGATGGCATTTAGACTCTGTTctgctacattttaaaaacaattatgaCCAAACACACGACAGTGAGAGACTAAATCAGGACTAAATCATATGAATCACACGAGTTCCTTACGTTACAGCAGGTATAGGCCAGTTGGAGGAAGTGTGACGGACAGTCGCCCACCATCTGCTCAAAAGTCTCCTTATCCAAACCAAAGTCCTACAGATGAAGACAGACATTACACAAGGGTTTACAGTCACTTTATCCATGAATTATCACTTCTACATAGGTCAAACTGTACATGGCATATATGTATAATCACTtatttctgacataaacaccaCAAGAACCATTAATTTGAACATGGtgcaaacaataataaaaatctcTTTCACAGCAGCCTCTGATGGCCTAAAGATGGTGAAGGTGACGCAGACGATGGACTAACTTAAACTGTTGTGTCATTAAATGGA
This Solea solea chromosome 3, fSolSol10.1, whole genome shotgun sequence DNA region includes the following protein-coding sequences:
- the tesk1b gene encoding dual specificity testis-specific protein kinase 2, which translates into the protein MEMELEMRVESEQEGAAEPPMHSVHGTNRIRPSSYRALRSAVSSLARLDDFNREKIGAGFFSEVFKVQHRVSGQVMALKMNILASNRANMLREVQLMNRMSHPNILRFIGVCVHEGQLHALTEYINGGNLEQLLGSNIYLSWSVRISLALDIARGLQYLHSKGIFHRDLTSKNCLVRWEGAVCSAVVGDFGLAEKIPDYSEDEDQEPLAVVGSPYWMAPEVLRGEVYNEKVDVFAYGIILCEIIARIQADPDFLPRTADFGLDKETFEQMVGDCPSHFLQLAYTCCNMDSKLRPSFSHIAAELERRQAERKQKDEQTVKPVSPVIGPLRRRSLFLPSDPRLSRSKSDMLHPSDTPPYVNLAPPTRVNPFSQREDLKGGKIKLFDTPSKSVISLTFTLPPLPDCDDASSSETDGVVLPRRHRRCHSLPCTPPPHLTSAPKTVLTEEESSFERNGVVDSEREEDRLLGEKEFEAKSGTFQAGDSGLPLSLDLLDQEEEKGGEEEPMDCTSSPDTQDSTSSPYSKSSPPPSHSSTPLQPSPTALSNGWGSAVSNGPPCLPPLSHLDNNNVVVGRPLGWSTPSTNTTTTTNNNGPHSPAGDPAGSSPFGSSSGHSLDQEEVISCPGCCLAGLRFPSICLRAPPRRNPYKNLNGDHAATHGLLSPGPKALLPSSAPSTSSLQPGLALPGVQT